Proteins encoded together in one Amblyomma americanum isolate KBUSLIRL-KWMA chromosome 1, ASM5285725v1, whole genome shotgun sequence window:
- the LOC144112869 gene encoding adipose-secreted signaling protein isoform X1 — MEAGQTKKAPRLGGIVRRNLPGNNEAEMEVDSRPSVHRVHFQESLDTFGHDSGILVQPLNDVLINAHLGFIQINHRYEVRFQFDCPPHLGSLSVRTQDPPNLNLRVVELKPVVSTGLKYEVVLELLAYKEKILREQLVLQSCNNPLLTLTLVLNARVLGKGKGTPFLKTGIHCIGVEMEEESDLSDWQGFD, encoded by the exons ATGGAAGCTGGACAAACAAAAAAGGCGCCCCGTTTAGGCGGCATAGTTCGGCGAAATCTCCCAGGCAATAAC GAAGCCGAGATGGAAGTTGATAGCCGTCCCTCGG TTCACAGGGTGCATTTTCAGGAGTCCTTGGACACGTTCGGTCATGACTCCGGGATTTTGGTCCAACCACTGAATGACGTTCTCATCAACGCTCACCTCGGATTTATCCAG ATCAATCACCGGTATGAAGTGCGCTTCCAGTTCGACTGTCCCCCGCATCTAGGTAGCCTTTCAGTACGAACTCAAGACCCACCGAACCTGAACCTCAGGGTGGTGGAACTGAAGCCAGTGGTTTCTACAG ggcTGAAGTATGAAGTCGTTCTGGAATTACTTGCCTACAAAGAGAAAATACTTCGGGAACAGCTTGTTCTTCAGTCCTGCAACAACCCACTGCTTACTCTGACACTTGTGCTCAATGCCAGGGTCCTTG GCAAAGGAAAAGGCACGCCATTCCTCAAAACTGGCATCCACTGCATTGGAGTTGAAATGGAGGAAGAATCGGACCTGAGTGACTGGCAAGGCTTTGACTAA
- the LOC144112869 gene encoding adipose-secreted signaling protein isoform X2: protein MEAGQTKKAPRLGGIVRRNLPGNNEAEMEVDSRPSVHRVHFQESLDTFGHDSGILVQPLNDVLINAHLGFIQINHRYEVRFQFDCPPHLGSLSVRTQDPPNLNLRVVELKPVVSTGLKYEVVLELLAYKEKILREQLVLQSCNNPLLTLTLVLNARVLVMCFSFTAI, encoded by the exons ATGGAAGCTGGACAAACAAAAAAGGCGCCCCGTTTAGGCGGCATAGTTCGGCGAAATCTCCCAGGCAATAAC GAAGCCGAGATGGAAGTTGATAGCCGTCCCTCGG TTCACAGGGTGCATTTTCAGGAGTCCTTGGACACGTTCGGTCATGACTCCGGGATTTTGGTCCAACCACTGAATGACGTTCTCATCAACGCTCACCTCGGATTTATCCAG ATCAATCACCGGTATGAAGTGCGCTTCCAGTTCGACTGTCCCCCGCATCTAGGTAGCCTTTCAGTACGAACTCAAGACCCACCGAACCTGAACCTCAGGGTGGTGGAACTGAAGCCAGTGGTTTCTACAG ggcTGAAGTATGAAGTCGTTCTGGAATTACTTGCCTACAAAGAGAAAATACTTCGGGAACAGCTTGTTCTTCAGTCCTGCAACAACCCACTGCTTACTCTGACACTTGTGCTCAATGCCAGGGTCCTTG TGATGTGCTTCTCCTTCACTGCCATCTAG
- the LOC144112871 gene encoding uncharacterized protein LOC144112871: protein MSVLFKLGSISVPRKSFLIGSCVIVGVATCFTLRYYWKRRSRKYYSSVEETCADGGKRILVLGLDDSGKSSLLLHLSRPDASSTQPPPTEGFNVVCINSENGSSLNFWELGGSETVRPYWPNFLHDTSVLVYMVNSADTKRLRSAAHEFRRILQDERLKDVPILVLANKQDLPEAKPVEDISATLGLDELKQLNFNVHILPLQMPSDASCQSTVAEAKRRILQLSHGCSPILAL, encoded by the exons ATGAGTGTTTTATTCAAACTTGGCAGCATAAGCGTGCCGCGGAAATCTTTTCTCATAGGAAGTTGCGTTATTGTGGGTGTAGCGACGTGCTTTACGTTGCGCTACTATTGGAAACGAAGGTCTCGAAAGTATTACAGCAGCGTGGAAGAAACG TGTGCAGATGGAGGGAAAAGAATCCTTGTCCTGGGACTGGACGATTCTGGAAAAAGCAGCCTCTTGTTGCACCTGTCAAGACCAGATGCTTCATCAACCCAACCTCCTCCCACTGAGGGCTTTAATGTGGTCTGCATCAACTCTGAGAACGGTTCATCGTTAAACTTTTGGGAAT TGGGTGGCTCTGAAACCGTGCGACCTTACTGGCCCAACTTTCTTCATGACACCAGTGTCCTTGTGTACATGGTGAACTCTGCCGATACTAAACGGCTTCGTTCTGCTGCTCACGAGTTCCGCAGAATCCTACAAGATGAACGTCTAAAGGATGTGCCAATTCTTGTGCTTGCCAATAAGCAG GATCTGCCAGAAGCAAAACCCGTGGAGGACATATCAGCCACACTTGGTTTGGATGAGTTGAAACAACTCAACTTCAATGTTCACATCCTGCCTTTGCAGATGCCTTCTGATGCTAGCTGCCAAAGCACTGTAGCTGAAGCGAAACGCAGAATTCTTCAACTGTCACATGGCTGTAGTCCTATTTTGGCACTTtga
- the LOC144112870 gene encoding uncharacterized protein LOC144112870 — MSTEAGQQIPGRRALMPGWMKSHMDRLNTVANLDDMCSSPPETESGFLRDMPLSRLTSAHPSQAPSGPPTIRASGVSKCELPRLASEDALRHQVLSHHGASLQNLGRGSGSGSESGHTTPSVTPQSSPSLVRRVVEADLTAVGVPMVDGKRLKPKKKPPTRFAVTNFDLNAVSPTSW, encoded by the exons ATGAGCACCGAGGCTGGCCAGCAGATTCCGGGCCGCAGGGCCCTGATGCCCGGCTGGATGAAGAGCCACATGGACAGGCTCAACACGGTGGCCAATCTGGACGACATGTGCAGCTCTCCCCCCGAGACGGAGTCTGGCTTTCTTCGTGACATGCCACTTTCTCGCCTGACATCTGCGCATCCTTCGCAGGCCCCTTCCG GTCCGCCAACCATCCGGGCTAGTGGCGTGAGCAAGTGTGAGCTGCCTCGACTGGCCTCGGAGGATGCCTTGCGGCACCAAGTGCTGAGCCATCATGGAGCCAGCCTGCAGAACTTGGGGCGCGGCAGTGGATCAGGCAGCGAGTCTGGCCACACGACACCCTCTGTCACGCCCCAGAGCTCTCCATCGCTGGTACGTCGAGTGGTGGAAGCAGACTTGACGGCAGTGGGTGTTCCCATGGTGGATGGCAAGCGGCTCAAGCCCAAGAAGAAGCCGCCTACACGCTTTGCTGTCACCAATTTCGATCTTAACGCGGTTAGCCCTACCTCTTGGTGA
- the LOC144112869 gene encoding adipose-secreted signaling protein isoform X3: MEVDSRPSVHRVHFQESLDTFGHDSGILVQPLNDVLINAHLGFIQINHRYEVRFQFDCPPHLGSLSVRTQDPPNLNLRVVELKPVVSTGLKYEVVLELLAYKEKILREQLVLQSCNNPLLTLTLVLNARVLGKGKGTPFLKTGIHCIGVEMEEESDLSDWQGFD, from the exons ATGGAAGTTGATAGCCGTCCCTCGG TTCACAGGGTGCATTTTCAGGAGTCCTTGGACACGTTCGGTCATGACTCCGGGATTTTGGTCCAACCACTGAATGACGTTCTCATCAACGCTCACCTCGGATTTATCCAG ATCAATCACCGGTATGAAGTGCGCTTCCAGTTCGACTGTCCCCCGCATCTAGGTAGCCTTTCAGTACGAACTCAAGACCCACCGAACCTGAACCTCAGGGTGGTGGAACTGAAGCCAGTGGTTTCTACAG ggcTGAAGTATGAAGTCGTTCTGGAATTACTTGCCTACAAAGAGAAAATACTTCGGGAACAGCTTGTTCTTCAGTCCTGCAACAACCCACTGCTTACTCTGACACTTGTGCTCAATGCCAGGGTCCTTG GCAAAGGAAAAGGCACGCCATTCCTCAAAACTGGCATCCACTGCATTGGAGTTGAAATGGAGGAAGAATCGGACCTGAGTGACTGGCAAGGCTTTGACTAA